In Salmo trutta chromosome 28, fSalTru1.1, whole genome shotgun sequence, one DNA window encodes the following:
- the LOC115165594 gene encoding sal-like protein 4 isoform X2, with translation MDTAKVCTKFCAEFFNEAEFLEHQNNCTKSHEAVIMKDGEGREVPGEFSQGHSPGDFQNDHRYCQPRSNSLSKSNAESMERMEDEEEPKINCAEQPPKQDQVEISDSPRPEMSHHQSQTSSKLQDSNVTLVSMPGTKVAVTQHSSNVGLNNRRSAQTSQEALQAIPMILEQLVALQQQQIQQIHLTEQIRNQVAMMAPQSLHSAKGAAVDPLKALGAHLSQQLSAAAALISKRTSRQSLSIESLKQGKLPQSNSNPTSLAGGLGPMPSKADMLKGLPDLANHLPVLLPQSPGSKAFQSPFAGLSSGMDPSKKVKSKIPNMPESKNGSGGDSMYKHKCKYCGKTFGNDSGLQIHLRSHTGERPFKCNICGNRFTTKGNLKVHFQRHKEKYPHIRMNPHPVPEHLDNIPTSSGIPYGMSMPIEESNMVDMKPMLGIPSPGFHPSALQGFKPSFEGFRSDPFSQRPASSGSDGASISSNAFNHEMGSDQHHQVSNELIGELHHMNGKDLPGDHEGSETAKLQQMVDGLEKRTNDPNECYICHRVLSCQSSLKMHYRTHTGERPYKCKICGRAFSTKGNLKAHYSVHRANTPLKMQHSCPICQKKFTNAVVLQQHIRMHMGGQIPNTPMPETQLEASEEMNPPLPDEKSMDFNGFESMEDQYTELESQEKPSETSDSLPPSASEEPHQPHQAPPSSVFSSIAALENHMKNLTSALNLQRQSSTASESDGVAPKESTSASESLREQEYQSGRSPTVSDSVSFHSSSPVNSHVGSSKSKSPELAFPEDYTWNRPRPDSDGGSQDASESNGALDLTAHGFTPKTIKEEPGLYFTNGEYAPSHLPPFMRVPSSLVQLEMQIPPESSMGMSSLFGSQMPQGAGGQPRDSSNAPRRSSKQHLCNSCGKNFSSASALQIHERTHTGEKPFGCTVCGRAFTTRGNLKVHVTTHMWNSSVRRGQRLSLDNPMALMAMSSESGNIMPPPKELDPQPMNFDQSLWNQYAAAFTNGLSMKTNEISVIQNGGMPGSLAGGPLFRSTGGLMEMDGSHSGLPATMAEMEKNGSESVAKSQFPHFMEEGKIAVN, from the exons ATGGACACAGCGAAGGTCTGCACCAAATTCTGTGCTGAATTCTTCAATGAGGCTGAATTTCTCGAACATCAGAATAATTGCACTAAAAGTCACGAGGCAGTCATCATGAaagatggagaggggagagaagtaCCAGGAGAGTTCTCACAAGGACACTCCCCTGGTGACTTCCAGAATGACCACAGGTACTGCCAGCCCAGAAGTAATTCTCTATCAAAGTCCAATGCCGAGTCTATGGAAAGGATGGAGGATGAGGAAGAACCTAAAATAAACTGTGCGGAACAACCACCCAAACAAGACCAGGTAGAGATCTCTGACAGTCCCAGGCCTGAAATGAGTCACCATCAGAGCCAGACCTCATCCAAACTCCAAGATTCAAATGTCACCTTGGTGTCCATGCCTGGCACCAAAGTGGCCGTCACTCAGCATTCATCGAACGTTGGTTTGAACAACCGCAGGTCTGCACAGACCTCCCAGGAGGCCTTGCAAGCCATCCCCATGATCCTGGAACAGCTGGTGGCTCTCCAGCAGCAGCAGATCCAACAGATCCATCTGACTGAGCAGATCCGTAACCAGGTGGCCATGATGGCTCCACAGAGCCTCCACTCGGCCAAAGGGGCAGCAGTTGACCCTCTTAAAGCCCTAGGAGCTCACCTCTCCCAGCAGCTCTCTGCTGCAGCAGCCCTGATCAGTAAGAGGACTAGCCGCCAGAGTCTCTCGATAGAGTCCCTCAAACAGGGCAAACTACCCCAGTCCAACAGCAACCCCACCTCACTGGCTGGAGGCCTGGGACCAATGCCCTCCAAAGCCGATATGTTGAAGGGGCTCCCAGACCTGGCCAACCACCTACCAGTGTTACTGCCTCAATCACCAGGCTCCAAGGCCTTTCAAAGTCCTTTCGCTGGCCTCTCGTCAGGGATGGATCCCTCTAAAAAAGTAAAGAGCAAGATCCCAAACATGCCTGAGTCTAAAAACGGGTCTGGTGGCGACAGCATGTACAAGCACAAGTGTAAGTACTGTGGGAAAACCTTTGGGAACGACAGCGGGCTCCAGATCCATTTGCGCTCGCACACTGGAGAAAGACCATTTAAATGTAACATCTGCGGAAACCGCTTCACAACCAAAGGAAACCTTAAAGTGCATTTCCAGAGACACAAGGAGAAGTACCCTCACATCAGGATGAACCCACACCCTGTGCCAGAACACCTTGACAACATTCCCACCAGCAGTGGCATCCCGTATGGCATGTCAATGCCAATTGAAGAATCCAACATGGTGGACATGAAGCCAATGCTTGGCATCCCATCTCCAGGCTTCCATCCATCAGCATTGCAAGGGTTCAAGCCTTCGTTTGAGGGTTTCAGGAGCGACCCGTTCTCCCAAAGACCGGCATCATCAGGAAGTGACGGAGCATCAATTTCCTCAAACGCGTTCAATCACGAAATGGGCTCTGATCAGCACCACCAGGTATCTAACGAGCTAATTGGAGAGCTGCATCACATGAACGGCAAAGACCTTCCCGGTGACCATGAAGGCTCTGAAACGGCCAAATTACAGCAGATGGTGGATGGGCTGGAGAAGAGGACCAATGACCCAAACGAGTGCTACATCTGCCACCGAGTGCTCAGCTGCCAAAGCTCCCTGAAGATGCATTACCGTACACACACGGGTGAGCGGCCCTACAAGTGTAAGATCTGCGGCCGTGCCTTCTCCACCAAGGGCAACCTCAAAGCTCATTACAGTGTCCATCGGGCCAACACGCCCCTCAAGATGCAACACTCCTGCCCCATCTGCCAGAAGAAGTTCACCAATGCTGTGGTTCTCCAGCAGCACATCCGCATGCACATGGGAGGCCAGATCCCCAACACCCCCATGCCAGAGACTCAGTTAGAGGCCTCTGAAGAAATGAACCCTCCTCTGCCCGACGAGAAGTCCATGGACTTCAACGGCTTTGAGAGCATGGAAGACCAATACACAGAGCTTGAGTCTCAGGAGAAGCCAAGCGAAACCTCAGATTCTCTCCCACCATCTGCATCTGAGGAACCGCACCAACCCCATCAGGCCCCTCCATCCTCTGTGTTTTCCAGCATAGCGGCACTGGAGAACCACATGAAGAACCTCACCTCAGCTCTCAACCTGCAGCGCCAAAGCAGCACCGCCTCAGAGAGCGATGGAGTGGCCCCCAAAGAGTCCACTTCAGCCTCCGAGAGCCTCCGGGAACAAGAGTACCAGAGCGGCCGCAGCCCCACCGTCTCAGACTCTGTCTCCTTCCACTCCTCATCCCCAGTCAACAGCCATGTGGGCAGCAGCAAGTCAAAGTCCCCCGAGTTAGCCTTCCCTGAGGATTACACCTGGAACAGGCCTAGACCAGACTCTGACGGCGGCTCTCAGGATGCCAGTGAGTCCAATGGCGCTCTGGACCTGACGGCACACGGCTTCACCCCAAAAACCATAAAAGAAGAGCCTGGCCTGTACTTCACTAATGGAGAGTATG CTCCCAGCCATTTGCCTCCTTTCATGAGGGTGCCCTCCAGTCTGGTCCAACTGGAGATGCAGATTCCCCCAGAGAGCTCCATGGGCATGAGCTCTCTATTTGGCTCCCAGATGCCCCAGGGAGCGGGAGGGCAGCCACGGGACAGCTCAAATGCTCCCCGTAGATCCAGCAAGCAGCACCTGTGTAACTCCTGTGGCAAAAACTTCTCCTCCGCCAGTGCCCTGCAGATCCACGAGAGGacccacactggagagaagcccttCGGCTGCACCGTCTGTGGCAGGGCCTTCACCACTAGAGGCAACCTCAAG GTGCACGTTACAACTCACATGTGGAACAGCTCTGTGAGGCGTGGCCAGCGCCTCTCTCTGGACAACCCCATGGCCCTGATGGCCATGAGCTCAGAGTCTGGCAACATTATGCCACCTCCCAAGGAACTGGATCCTCAGCCAATGAACTTCGACCAGTCTCTGTGGAACCAGTATGCTGCTGCTTTCACCAACGGCTTGTCCATGAAGACTAACGAGATCTCTGTGATCCAAAATGGTGGTATGCCTGGTAGCCTGGCCGGTGGTCCTCTGTTCCGCTCGACTGGAGGCCTGATGGAAATGGATGGGTCCCACTCTGGCCTGCCTGCCACCATGGCAGAGATGGAGAAGAATGGCTCAGAGAGCGTGGCCAAATCTCAGTTCCCACATTTCATGGAGGAAGGGAAAATTGCAGTGAACTAG
- the LOC115165594 gene encoding sal-like protein 4 isoform X1, giving the protein MSRRKQAKPQQINSDEPGSTEKGVLQDGQTEEVGNEAKRFRMDTAKVCTKFCAEFFNEAEFLEHQNNCTKSHEAVIMKDGEGREVPGEFSQGHSPGDFQNDHRYCQPRSNSLSKSNAESMERMEDEEEPKINCAEQPPKQDQVEISDSPRPEMSHHQSQTSSKLQDSNVTLVSMPGTKVAVTQHSSNVGLNNRRSAQTSQEALQAIPMILEQLVALQQQQIQQIHLTEQIRNQVAMMAPQSLHSAKGAAVDPLKALGAHLSQQLSAAAALISKRTSRQSLSIESLKQGKLPQSNSNPTSLAGGLGPMPSKADMLKGLPDLANHLPVLLPQSPGSKAFQSPFAGLSSGMDPSKKVKSKIPNMPESKNGSGGDSMYKHKCKYCGKTFGNDSGLQIHLRSHTGERPFKCNICGNRFTTKGNLKVHFQRHKEKYPHIRMNPHPVPEHLDNIPTSSGIPYGMSMPIEESNMVDMKPMLGIPSPGFHPSALQGFKPSFEGFRSDPFSQRPASSGSDGASISSNAFNHEMGSDQHHQVSNELIGELHHMNGKDLPGDHEGSETAKLQQMVDGLEKRTNDPNECYICHRVLSCQSSLKMHYRTHTGERPYKCKICGRAFSTKGNLKAHYSVHRANTPLKMQHSCPICQKKFTNAVVLQQHIRMHMGGQIPNTPMPETQLEASEEMNPPLPDEKSMDFNGFESMEDQYTELESQEKPSETSDSLPPSASEEPHQPHQAPPSSVFSSIAALENHMKNLTSALNLQRQSSTASESDGVAPKESTSASESLREQEYQSGRSPTVSDSVSFHSSSPVNSHVGSSKSKSPELAFPEDYTWNRPRPDSDGGSQDASESNGALDLTAHGFTPKTIKEEPGLYFTNGEYAPSHLPPFMRVPSSLVQLEMQIPPESSMGMSSLFGSQMPQGAGGQPRDSSNAPRRSSKQHLCNSCGKNFSSASALQIHERTHTGEKPFGCTVCGRAFTTRGNLKVHVTTHMWNSSVRRGQRLSLDNPMALMAMSSESGNIMPPPKELDPQPMNFDQSLWNQYAAAFTNGLSMKTNEISVIQNGGMPGSLAGGPLFRSTGGLMEMDGSHSGLPATMAEMEKNGSESVAKSQFPHFMEEGKIAVN; this is encoded by the exons ATGTCGAGGCGCAAGCAAGCTAAACCACAGCAAATTAATTCCGATGAGCCCGGTTCGACAGAAAAGG GGGTTCTACAAGATGGTCAAACTGAAGAGGTTGGAAATGAGGCGAAGCGGTTTCGAATGGACACAGCGAAGGTCTGCACCAAATTCTGTGCTGAATTCTTCAATGAGGCTGAATTTCTCGAACATCAGAATAATTGCACTAAAAGTCACGAGGCAGTCATCATGAaagatggagaggggagagaagtaCCAGGAGAGTTCTCACAAGGACACTCCCCTGGTGACTTCCAGAATGACCACAGGTACTGCCAGCCCAGAAGTAATTCTCTATCAAAGTCCAATGCCGAGTCTATGGAAAGGATGGAGGATGAGGAAGAACCTAAAATAAACTGTGCGGAACAACCACCCAAACAAGACCAGGTAGAGATCTCTGACAGTCCCAGGCCTGAAATGAGTCACCATCAGAGCCAGACCTCATCCAAACTCCAAGATTCAAATGTCACCTTGGTGTCCATGCCTGGCACCAAAGTGGCCGTCACTCAGCATTCATCGAACGTTGGTTTGAACAACCGCAGGTCTGCACAGACCTCCCAGGAGGCCTTGCAAGCCATCCCCATGATCCTGGAACAGCTGGTGGCTCTCCAGCAGCAGCAGATCCAACAGATCCATCTGACTGAGCAGATCCGTAACCAGGTGGCCATGATGGCTCCACAGAGCCTCCACTCGGCCAAAGGGGCAGCAGTTGACCCTCTTAAAGCCCTAGGAGCTCACCTCTCCCAGCAGCTCTCTGCTGCAGCAGCCCTGATCAGTAAGAGGACTAGCCGCCAGAGTCTCTCGATAGAGTCCCTCAAACAGGGCAAACTACCCCAGTCCAACAGCAACCCCACCTCACTGGCTGGAGGCCTGGGACCAATGCCCTCCAAAGCCGATATGTTGAAGGGGCTCCCAGACCTGGCCAACCACCTACCAGTGTTACTGCCTCAATCACCAGGCTCCAAGGCCTTTCAAAGTCCTTTCGCTGGCCTCTCGTCAGGGATGGATCCCTCTAAAAAAGTAAAGAGCAAGATCCCAAACATGCCTGAGTCTAAAAACGGGTCTGGTGGCGACAGCATGTACAAGCACAAGTGTAAGTACTGTGGGAAAACCTTTGGGAACGACAGCGGGCTCCAGATCCATTTGCGCTCGCACACTGGAGAAAGACCATTTAAATGTAACATCTGCGGAAACCGCTTCACAACCAAAGGAAACCTTAAAGTGCATTTCCAGAGACACAAGGAGAAGTACCCTCACATCAGGATGAACCCACACCCTGTGCCAGAACACCTTGACAACATTCCCACCAGCAGTGGCATCCCGTATGGCATGTCAATGCCAATTGAAGAATCCAACATGGTGGACATGAAGCCAATGCTTGGCATCCCATCTCCAGGCTTCCATCCATCAGCATTGCAAGGGTTCAAGCCTTCGTTTGAGGGTTTCAGGAGCGACCCGTTCTCCCAAAGACCGGCATCATCAGGAAGTGACGGAGCATCAATTTCCTCAAACGCGTTCAATCACGAAATGGGCTCTGATCAGCACCACCAGGTATCTAACGAGCTAATTGGAGAGCTGCATCACATGAACGGCAAAGACCTTCCCGGTGACCATGAAGGCTCTGAAACGGCCAAATTACAGCAGATGGTGGATGGGCTGGAGAAGAGGACCAATGACCCAAACGAGTGCTACATCTGCCACCGAGTGCTCAGCTGCCAAAGCTCCCTGAAGATGCATTACCGTACACACACGGGTGAGCGGCCCTACAAGTGTAAGATCTGCGGCCGTGCCTTCTCCACCAAGGGCAACCTCAAAGCTCATTACAGTGTCCATCGGGCCAACACGCCCCTCAAGATGCAACACTCCTGCCCCATCTGCCAGAAGAAGTTCACCAATGCTGTGGTTCTCCAGCAGCACATCCGCATGCACATGGGAGGCCAGATCCCCAACACCCCCATGCCAGAGACTCAGTTAGAGGCCTCTGAAGAAATGAACCCTCCTCTGCCCGACGAGAAGTCCATGGACTTCAACGGCTTTGAGAGCATGGAAGACCAATACACAGAGCTTGAGTCTCAGGAGAAGCCAAGCGAAACCTCAGATTCTCTCCCACCATCTGCATCTGAGGAACCGCACCAACCCCATCAGGCCCCTCCATCCTCTGTGTTTTCCAGCATAGCGGCACTGGAGAACCACATGAAGAACCTCACCTCAGCTCTCAACCTGCAGCGCCAAAGCAGCACCGCCTCAGAGAGCGATGGAGTGGCCCCCAAAGAGTCCACTTCAGCCTCCGAGAGCCTCCGGGAACAAGAGTACCAGAGCGGCCGCAGCCCCACCGTCTCAGACTCTGTCTCCTTCCACTCCTCATCCCCAGTCAACAGCCATGTGGGCAGCAGCAAGTCAAAGTCCCCCGAGTTAGCCTTCCCTGAGGATTACACCTGGAACAGGCCTAGACCAGACTCTGACGGCGGCTCTCAGGATGCCAGTGAGTCCAATGGCGCTCTGGACCTGACGGCACACGGCTTCACCCCAAAAACCATAAAAGAAGAGCCTGGCCTGTACTTCACTAATGGAGAGTATG CTCCCAGCCATTTGCCTCCTTTCATGAGGGTGCCCTCCAGTCTGGTCCAACTGGAGATGCAGATTCCCCCAGAGAGCTCCATGGGCATGAGCTCTCTATTTGGCTCCCAGATGCCCCAGGGAGCGGGAGGGCAGCCACGGGACAGCTCAAATGCTCCCCGTAGATCCAGCAAGCAGCACCTGTGTAACTCCTGTGGCAAAAACTTCTCCTCCGCCAGTGCCCTGCAGATCCACGAGAGGacccacactggagagaagcccttCGGCTGCACCGTCTGTGGCAGGGCCTTCACCACTAGAGGCAACCTCAAG GTGCACGTTACAACTCACATGTGGAACAGCTCTGTGAGGCGTGGCCAGCGCCTCTCTCTGGACAACCCCATGGCCCTGATGGCCATGAGCTCAGAGTCTGGCAACATTATGCCACCTCCCAAGGAACTGGATCCTCAGCCAATGAACTTCGACCAGTCTCTGTGGAACCAGTATGCTGCTGCTTTCACCAACGGCTTGTCCATGAAGACTAACGAGATCTCTGTGATCCAAAATGGTGGTATGCCTGGTAGCCTGGCCGGTGGTCCTCTGTTCCGCTCGACTGGAGGCCTGATGGAAATGGATGGGTCCCACTCTGGCCTGCCTGCCACCATGGCAGAGATGGAGAAGAATGGCTCAGAGAGCGTGGCCAAATCTCAGTTCCCACATTTCATGGAGGAAGGGAAAATTGCAGTGAACTAG